A single region of the Salvia miltiorrhiza cultivar Shanhuang (shh) chromosome 8, IMPLAD_Smil_shh, whole genome shotgun sequence genome encodes:
- the LOC131000072 gene encoding kiwellin-like yields MANTILISLSLFLTAGITIFTLGNAQSSCNGPCQTLNDCAGQLICINGKCTDDPDVGTHICSSGGGGGGGGGTCNPYGTLYCNGTPYPQYTCSPPVTSSTAAKLTLNDFSPGGDGGAPSECDGQYHSNSERVVALSTGWYAGGSRCGKLIRIVASSNGRSTTAKVVDECDSRYGCDAEHAGQPPCKNNIVDGSDAVWKALGLDENLGIVPITWSMA; encoded by the coding sequence ATGGCAAACACTATCCTAATCTCTCTTTCCCTTTTCCTAACCGCTGGAATTACCATTTTTACCCTTGGAAATGCACAATCTTCCTGCAATGGCCCATGCCAAACCCTAAACGACTGCGCCGGCCAATTAATCTGCATTAACGGCAAATGCACCGACGATCCCGACGTCGGAACTCACATCTgtagcagcggcggcggcggcggcggcggcggagggacGTGCAATCCTTACGGCACGCTTTACTGCAACGGGACACCGTACCCCCAATACACGTGTTCTCCTCCGGTAACCTCCTCCACGGCGGCGAAGCTCACCTTGAACGACTTCAGccccggcggcgacggcggggcTCCGTCGGAGTGCGACGGTCAGTACCACAGCAACAGCGAGCGAGTGGTGGCGCTGTCGACGGGGTGGTACGCCGGCGGGTCGAGGTGCGGGAAGCTGATACGCATCGTGGCGAGCAGCAACGGGCGGAGCACGACGGCGAAGGTGGTGGACGAGTGCGACTCGAGGTACGGCTGCGACGCGGAGCACGCGGGGCAGCCGCCGTGCAAGAACAACATCGTCGACGGCTCCGACGCCGTGTGGAAGGCGCTGGGGCTGGATGAGAACCTTGGGATTGTGCCCATTACTTGGTCCATGGCATGA